A genomic region of Rahnella aceris contains the following coding sequences:
- the rpsO gene encoding 30S ribosomal protein S15, which produces MSLSVEAKAQIVSDFGRGTNDSGSTEVQVALLTAQINHLQGHFAEHKKDHHSRRGLLRMVSQRRKLLDYLKRKDVARYTGLIERLGLRR; this is translated from the coding sequence ATGTCTCTAAGCGTTGAAGCTAAGGCTCAGATCGTTTCCGACTTCGGTCGCGGCACTAACGACAGTGGTTCTACCGAAGTTCAGGTTGCTCTGCTGACTGCTCAAATTAACCATCTGCAAGGTCACTTTGCAGAACACAAAAAAGATCACCACAGCCGTCGTGGTCTGCTGCGTATGGTTTCTCAGCGTCGTAAACTGCTGGACTACCTGAAGCGTAAAGATGTAGCGCGTTACACCGGCCTGATCGAACGTCTGGGTCTGCGTCGCTAA
- the rbfA gene encoding 30S ribosome-binding factor RbfA, with product MAKEFSRTQRVSQEMQKEIAIILQREVKDPRVGMATVSGVEVSRDLAYAKVFVTFLDVLTTDNHDPDRVKNGIKALQDASGFIRTLIGKAMRLRVVPELTFAYDNSLVEGMRMSNLVTNVVKNDAERRSAAGDDEEA from the coding sequence ATGGCAAAAGAATTTAGCCGTACTCAACGTGTCTCCCAAGAGATGCAAAAAGAAATCGCCATCATCTTACAGCGTGAAGTCAAAGACCCACGCGTAGGCATGGCGACAGTTTCAGGCGTAGAAGTATCACGCGACCTGGCGTATGCCAAAGTGTTCGTCACCTTCCTGGACGTGCTGACGACTGACAATCACGATCCTGATCGTGTCAAAAATGGCATCAAAGCTTTGCAGGACGCGTCAGGTTTCATCCGTACCCTGATCGGTAAAGCGATGCGTTTACGTGTCGTACCAGAACTGACTTTCGCTTACGACAACTCTTTGGTTGAAGGTATGCGTATGTCCAATCTGGTGACCAATGTCGTGAAGAACGATGCTGAACGCCGTTCAGCTGCAGGCGATGACGAGGAAGCATAA
- the truB gene encoding tRNA pseudouridine(55) synthase TruB, which yields MSRPRRRGRDIHGVLLLDKSLGLSSNDALQKVKRLYNANRAGHTGALDPLATGMLPLCLGEATKFSRFLLDSDKRYRVIARMGQRTDTSDAEGAIISEREMTFTQQQLDDALDSFRGETQQIPSMYSALKYEGKKLYEYARQGIEVPRESRSITVYELQFIRWEGFDVELEIHCSKGTYIRTIVDDLGEKLGCGAHVTYLRRLQVATYPSERMVTMEKLHELIAQAEEQGIEPRLLLDPLLLPMDSACEDFPEVNLLPVVAGYVKQGQPVQASGAPVSGMVRITEGEERKFIGVGEIDDDGRIAPRRLVVEYTD from the coding sequence ATGAGTCGCCCACGTCGCCGCGGCCGTGACATACACGGCGTTCTGCTACTGGACAAATCTTTAGGCTTGTCTTCTAACGATGCCCTGCAAAAGGTTAAACGCCTTTATAACGCTAACCGCGCAGGCCATACCGGTGCGCTCGATCCCTTAGCAACCGGTATGTTGCCGCTGTGCCTGGGTGAAGCGACCAAGTTTTCCCGGTTCCTGCTTGATTCTGACAAACGCTATCGCGTGATTGCCCGCATGGGACAACGTACGGATACGTCAGACGCCGAAGGTGCCATCATTTCCGAACGTGAAATGACTTTCACTCAGCAGCAACTGGACGACGCACTCGACAGTTTCCGCGGAGAAACTCAGCAAATTCCTTCCATGTATTCAGCATTAAAATATGAAGGGAAAAAACTGTACGAATATGCACGTCAGGGCATCGAAGTCCCGCGAGAATCACGCAGCATTACCGTGTATGAATTGCAGTTTATACGCTGGGAAGGCTTTGATGTTGAGCTGGAGATTCATTGCTCAAAAGGCACTTACATCCGCACGATTGTCGATGATCTTGGTGAGAAACTGGGCTGTGGTGCGCACGTGACTTATCTGCGTCGTTTGCAGGTGGCAACTTATCCTTCAGAGCGAATGGTCACTATGGAAAAACTCCATGAGCTGATCGCTCAGGCAGAAGAGCAGGGCATTGAGCCGCGCTTGCTGCTGGATCCTTTGTTGTTGCCGATGGATAGCGCATGTGAAGATTTCCCGGAAGTGAATCTGTTGCCTGTGGTGGCCGGATATGTCAAACAGGGTCAACCTGTTCAGGCATCTGGTGCGCCTGTCAGCGGTATGGTTCGCATCACTGAAGGCGAAGAACGTAAGTTTATCGGTGTAGGAGAAATTGATGATGATGGCCGCATTGCGCCACGTCGTCTGGTCGTTGAATACACCGACTAA
- the infB gene encoding translation initiation factor IF-2, with protein MTDVTVKSLAAEIQTPVDRLVQQFADAGISKSEADSVTQQEKETLLSHLNGGNSGASNKLTLQRKTRSTLNIPSTGGKSKSVQIEVRKKRTYVKRDMTEAELAQAEAEEQAKRDAEEQAQRAAAEQAQREAQEKAKRAAEEQAKREAADKAKRDAAEKDKVTNQNTDEVTKPAQAEKARREAEAAELKRKTEEEAQRKIEENAKRIAEEARKMADSGVWTEATAPSESESADYHVTTSTHARAAEDENDAKVEGERRSRTRGGKATKQKKGNKLSESKADREEARAVGRNGKGKRKPSTLQQSFNKPVVAVNRDVVVGETITVAELANKMAVKGSQVIKTMMKLGAMATINQVIDQETAQLVAEEMGHKVILRRENELEEALMSDRDTGASAAAEPRAPVVTIMGHVDHGKTSLLDYIRSTKVAAGEAGGITQHIGAYHVETENGMITFLDTPGHAAFTSMRARGAQATDIVVLVVSADDGVMPQTIEAVQHAKAAGVPIVVAVNKIDKPDADPDRVRTELSQYGVMPEEWGGESQFIHVSAKVGTGIDDLLQAILLQAEVLELKAVRTGMASGVVIESFLDKGRGPVATVLVQEGTLNKGDIILCGFEYGRVRAMRDEMGRDITSAGPSIPVEVLGLSSVPAAGDEVTVVRDEKKAREVALYRQGKFREVKLARQQKSKLENMFANMTEGEVSELNIVLKSDVQGSCEAISDALQSLSTDEVKVKIVGMGVGGITETDATLAAASNAIILGFNVRADASARRVVESESLDLRYYSVIYNLIDEVKQAMSGMLAPEYKQQIIGLAEVRDVFKSPKFGAIAGCMVTEGMIKRNNPIRVLRENVVIYEGELESLRRFKDDVAEVRNGMECGIGVKNYNDVRTGDVIEVFEIIEIKRTIA; from the coding sequence ATGACAGATGTAACTGTAAAATCGCTGGCGGCAGAGATTCAGACTCCGGTAGATCGCCTGGTACAGCAATTTGCTGATGCAGGGATCTCGAAGTCCGAAGCTGACTCTGTGACCCAGCAAGAAAAAGAAACTTTATTGTCGCATCTGAATGGTGGAAATTCAGGTGCGTCAAACAAACTGACGTTACAACGCAAAACGCGTAGTACACTGAATATTCCGAGCACCGGCGGGAAGAGTAAATCGGTGCAAATCGAGGTCCGCAAGAAACGCACTTATGTTAAACGTGATATGACCGAGGCAGAACTTGCCCAGGCCGAAGCGGAAGAGCAGGCGAAGCGTGACGCGGAAGAACAGGCACAGCGTGCAGCAGCGGAGCAAGCCCAGCGCGAAGCTCAGGAAAAAGCCAAACGCGCCGCCGAAGAGCAAGCTAAACGTGAGGCCGCTGATAAAGCTAAGCGTGATGCAGCGGAAAAAGATAAAGTGACCAACCAAAATACCGATGAAGTAACTAAACCAGCTCAGGCAGAGAAAGCACGCCGTGAAGCTGAAGCCGCAGAGCTGAAACGCAAAACGGAAGAAGAAGCCCAGCGTAAGATTGAAGAAAACGCCAAGCGCATCGCAGAAGAGGCCCGTAAAATGGCTGACTCTGGTGTCTGGACTGAAGCTACTGCACCAAGCGAATCAGAATCTGCTGACTATCATGTCACCACTTCTACCCATGCTCGTGCTGCTGAAGACGAAAATGACGCCAAAGTTGAAGGCGAACGTCGCAGCCGTACTCGCGGTGGCAAAGCGACCAAACAGAAAAAAGGCAACAAGCTGTCCGAATCTAAAGCGGATCGCGAAGAAGCCCGTGCTGTTGGCCGTAACGGTAAAGGTAAGCGTAAGCCAAGTACCTTACAGCAGAGCTTTAACAAGCCTGTTGTTGCCGTGAACCGTGATGTTGTAGTGGGTGAAACCATTACTGTTGCTGAGCTGGCAAACAAAATGGCAGTTAAAGGTTCTCAGGTCATCAAAACCATGATGAAACTGGGCGCCATGGCCACCATCAACCAGGTCATTGATCAGGAAACTGCTCAACTGGTTGCAGAAGAAATGGGTCATAAAGTTATCCTGCGTCGTGAGAACGAGCTGGAAGAAGCGCTGATGAGCGATCGTGACACAGGCGCTTCTGCAGCCGCTGAGCCACGCGCTCCGGTTGTGACCATCATGGGCCACGTTGACCACGGTAAAACCTCATTGCTTGACTACATTCGTTCAACGAAAGTGGCAGCAGGCGAGGCCGGTGGTATTACCCAGCATATCGGTGCTTACCACGTAGAAACCGAAAACGGCATGATCACCTTCCTGGATACTCCGGGACACGCCGCGTTTACCTCAATGCGTGCTCGTGGTGCTCAGGCAACGGATATCGTTGTACTGGTTGTTTCTGCAGATGATGGCGTGATGCCACAAACCATCGAAGCCGTACAGCATGCGAAAGCTGCTGGCGTGCCAATCGTGGTTGCAGTGAACAAAATTGATAAGCCAGATGCTGATCCGGACCGTGTTCGTACCGAACTGTCTCAATACGGCGTTATGCCGGAAGAGTGGGGCGGTGAATCTCAGTTCATCCACGTTTCTGCGAAAGTCGGTACCGGTATTGACGATTTGCTGCAAGCTATCTTGCTGCAAGCCGAAGTTCTGGAACTGAAAGCAGTTCGCACCGGTATGGCAAGCGGCGTTGTGATCGAGTCCTTCCTGGACAAAGGTCGTGGCCCGGTTGCAACCGTTCTGGTTCAGGAAGGTACTCTGAACAAAGGCGACATCATTCTGTGTGGCTTCGAATACGGCCGTGTCCGTGCGATGCGTGACGAAATGGGGCGTGACATTACGTCTGCGGGTCCTTCTATCCCTGTCGAAGTACTGGGTCTGTCCAGTGTACCGGCTGCGGGGGATGAAGTTACCGTTGTACGTGATGAGAAAAAAGCCCGTGAAGTTGCTCTGTATCGTCAGGGTAAATTCCGCGAAGTTAAACTGGCTCGCCAGCAGAAATCTAAACTGGAAAACATGTTTGCGAACATGACTGAAGGTGAAGTTTCTGAACTGAACATCGTTCTGAAGTCAGACGTTCAGGGTTCATGTGAAGCGATTTCTGATGCATTGCAAAGCCTTTCTACTGACGAAGTTAAAGTTAAGATCGTCGGTATGGGTGTCGGTGGTATCACTGAAACTGATGCGACACTGGCCGCTGCTTCTAACGCGATCATTCTGGGCTTCAACGTCCGTGCAGATGCTTCTGCCCGTCGCGTCGTAGAAAGCGAAAGCCTGGATCTGCGTTACTACTCTGTCATCTATAACCTGATTGACGAAGTCAAACAGGCGATGAGCGGTATGTTGGCGCCAGAATACAAACAGCAAATCATCGGCCTGGCTGAAGTTCGTGACGTGTTCAAGTCACCTAAATTCGGTGCTATCGCAGGTTGTATGGTGACTGAAGGTATGATCAAGCGTAACAACCCAATCCGTGTACTGCGTGAAAACGTGGTGATCTACGAAGGCGAACTGGAATCCCTGCGTCGCTTCAAAGATGACGTTGCTGAAGTGCGTAACGGCATGGAATGTGGTATTGGCGTTAAGAACTACAACGATGTGCGTACTGGTGATGTGATCGAAGTCTTCGAAATCATCGAGATCAAACGTACTATCGCTTAA